In Corynebacterium matruchotii, a single genomic region encodes these proteins:
- a CDS encoding nitroreductase family protein, with translation MTLNVNDAIKTRRATRKYTDQEVTDEVLDRVVNLALEAPSAFNVQRADLVVVRDQAVKDAIFAASGQAQHRDAPVVLVTIARTGKPTDLVEILGPDRAGYVEKFFGGLDAAQLRETALKDAMLVSGFALLAAQNEGLGTSPTTGWDEAGVLKAVGLEGSTDHGVAMVISLGYPAEHPAHPGRQANRRVNDTY, from the coding sequence ATGACGCTTAATGTGAACGATGCCATTAAAACCCGGCGGGCCACCCGGAAATACACCGATCAAGAGGTCACCGATGAGGTGCTGGACCGGGTGGTGAATCTTGCGTTGGAGGCCCCCAGCGCCTTTAATGTGCAGCGCGCCGACCTGGTGGTAGTGCGAGACCAGGCGGTCAAGGACGCCATTTTCGCCGCCTCCGGCCAGGCACAACACCGAGACGCCCCAGTGGTATTGGTCACCATCGCCCGCACCGGCAAGCCCACCGACCTGGTCGAGATCCTGGGCCCCGACCGGGCCGGCTATGTCGAAAAGTTTTTCGGTGGTTTAGATGCTGCCCAACTGCGGGAGACCGCGCTGAAAGACGCCATGCTGGTGTCCGGATTTGCCCTGTTGGCGGCGCAGAACGAGGGGCTGGGTACGTCGCCCACCACCGGCTGGGATGAGGCCGGGGTACTCAAGGCCGTGGGCCTGGAGGGCAGCACCGACCATGGTGTCGCCATGGTGATTTCGCTCGGGTATCCGGCGGAACATCCAGCTCACCCGGGTCGCCAGGCGAACCGTCGCGTCAACGACACCTACTAA
- a CDS encoding DNA-3-methyladenine glycosylase, producing the protein MIDFTQPADIVAPQLLGTALSHGDVTIRITEVEAYLGATDPAAHTYRGMTNQNRAMFGPAGRLYVYRSYGIHLACNIVCAPEGDGQGCLLRAGEVIHGIPRALDRRGLRPLYRLAQGPGNFGAALGVDLGLNGVSIFSAQLGFIDRVAEPEIVVGPRIGISKNADAPLRFWIPNHPTVSARKGYPPSLTA; encoded by the coding sequence ATGATTGATTTCACGCAGCCGGCCGACATTGTTGCACCACAGCTGTTAGGGACAGCGCTCAGCCATGGCGATGTGACAATACGGATCACCGAGGTTGAGGCCTATCTGGGTGCCACCGACCCGGCCGCCCACACCTACCGGGGTATGACGAACCAGAATAGAGCCATGTTTGGCCCGGCCGGGCGGCTTTATGTGTACCGATCCTATGGCATCCATTTGGCTTGTAATATTGTGTGCGCCCCGGAGGGGGATGGTCAGGGATGCTTGCTGCGGGCCGGCGAGGTCATCCATGGCATTCCCCGGGCGCTGGACCGGCGCGGCCTACGGCCGCTGTACCGGCTGGCGCAGGGCCCCGGGAATTTTGGGGCCGCCCTGGGGGTGGACTTGGGCTTGAATGGGGTCAGTATTTTCAGTGCCCAATTGGGGTTTATTGATCGGGTGGCCGAGCCGGAGATTGTGGTTGGCCCCAGGATCGGCATCAGTAAGAATGCCGACGCCCCGTTACGGTTTTGGATCCCTAACCATCCCACGGTTTCCGCCCGCAAGGGGTATCCACCCAGCTTAACAGCATGA
- a CDS encoding dynamin family protein, whose product MVTKTQRTPVESVTRAAEIARRYGKTVAADRALATLTAKFRAGTVVVIGEVKRGKSSLVNALIGYRNLLPVDVLTCTSAPIRVHIQGGDEAPEYPQVALVRGTERQTVHPNDLYQWVTQAGTQASGNLEAELPSAAEITLRCDSLAGITLVDTPGVGGLDQQAVKSALLEARNAGVLLMVCDASSPITAPEMDILREAKETVGGVIVAVTKTDKNIRRWKSIIADNRRLINDHLGLDLPVIGVSSLRGSDAGEIPDPTRRAEIERRSGITELREAIFGQLKQPANIGERAALQSMKTALTSIVKGVKQDIALLEGSNDTMAELEAERTKLEKLREESSEFEQRFQRDLAVARNEVTDMLDKNLDDIKQSWQDQINRQQFRVLRSKPQVFTSQIETELKALMEQTMVDMVAAIAKTANALFTDQPETIDEILATAVASLAPADISSHSVEKKTKDLFDPTLVSMGAIGSSMLMPILPFAPLAGAVWVGVNLGFRAMRNGKQHLIMWLRETTATTRMATARMLDTVITSARTELMLRYRADLRTKIKELQTRIDEARKIAQTSETERRERITRSQRNAAIIDGTIAELDAHLARS is encoded by the coding sequence ATGGTCACGAAAACCCAACGCACCCCCGTAGAATCCGTCACCCGCGCCGCCGAAATCGCTCGTCGATACGGCAAAACCGTTGCGGCTGACCGCGCCCTCGCCACCCTCACCGCGAAATTCCGCGCCGGTACCGTCGTCGTCATTGGCGAGGTGAAACGCGGCAAATCATCGCTCGTGAATGCGCTCATCGGCTACCGCAACCTCTTGCCTGTCGACGTGCTCACCTGCACTAGTGCCCCCATTCGGGTGCACATTCAGGGTGGGGACGAAGCCCCCGAATACCCCCAGGTGGCGCTGGTCCGCGGTACGGAACGCCAAACCGTGCACCCCAACGACCTCTACCAGTGGGTCACCCAGGCCGGCACCCAGGCCAGCGGAAACCTGGAGGCCGAACTGCCCAGCGCCGCCGAAATTACCCTGCGCTGCGACAGTCTCGCCGGCATCACCCTGGTCGACACCCCCGGCGTCGGTGGCCTGGACCAGCAGGCCGTGAAATCCGCCCTCCTGGAGGCCCGAAACGCGGGTGTTCTCCTCATGGTGTGTGATGCCTCCAGCCCAATCACCGCCCCGGAAATGGACATTCTCCGCGAAGCCAAGGAAACCGTCGGTGGGGTCATCGTTGCGGTCACGAAAACCGACAAAAACATTCGTAGATGGAAATCCATCATCGCCGACAACCGGCGGCTCATCAACGACCACCTAGGCCTGGACCTGCCGGTCATCGGGGTGTCCAGCCTGCGGGGCTCCGACGCCGGGGAAATCCCCGACCCCACCCGTAGGGCCGAAATCGAACGGCGCAGCGGCATCACCGAACTCCGCGAAGCCATTTTTGGGCAGCTCAAGCAGCCCGCCAACATTGGGGAACGCGCAGCCCTGCAATCCATGAAAACCGCCCTGACTAGCATCGTGAAGGGTGTGAAGCAAGACATTGCGCTGCTTGAGGGTTCCAACGACACCATGGCCGAGCTCGAAGCCGAACGCACCAAACTGGAAAAGCTCCGCGAAGAATCCTCAGAATTCGAACAACGATTCCAACGCGATCTGGCGGTGGCCCGCAACGAAGTCACCGACATGCTCGACAAAAACCTTGACGACATCAAACAAAGCTGGCAGGACCAAATCAACCGGCAACAATTCCGGGTGCTGCGCTCCAAACCACAGGTGTTTACCAGCCAGATCGAAACCGAACTCAAAGCCCTCATGGAGCAAACCATGGTCGACATGGTTGCGGCCATAGCGAAAACCGCCAACGCCCTATTTACCGACCAGCCCGAAACCATCGACGAAATCCTCGCCACGGCTGTTGCCTCCCTGGCGCCGGCCGACATATCTAGTCACAGCGTCGAAAAGAAAACCAAAGACCTGTTCGACCCCACCCTGGTGAGCATGGGTGCCATCGGTTCCAGCATGCTCATGCCCATCCTGCCCTTTGCCCCGCTCGCTGGCGCCGTATGGGTGGGCGTCAACCTGGGGTTCCGTGCCATGCGCAACGGGAAACAACACCTCATCATGTGGCTGCGGGAAACCACCGCCACCACCCGCATGGCCACCGCCCGCATGCTCGACACCGTCATCACCTCCGCCCGCACCGAACTCATGCTCCGCTACCGGGCGGACCTGCGCACCAAAATCAAGGAACTCCAAACCCGCATCGACGAGGCCCGCAAGATCGCCCAAACCTCCGAAACCGAGCGCCGCGAACGCATCACCCGTTCCCAACGCAACGCCGCCATCATTGACGGCACCATCGCCGAACTCGACGCCCACCTCGCCCGATCCTAG
- a CDS encoding TIGR00730 family Rossman fold protein, whose amino-acid sequence MTFKFDAPEVAGVSARVMTPAATNVRAHAYLRVLNRLAERYTLADVTDHSPFAPYLTFDPSRGDMGLILEDERRLPVASMWVSFITAKGFIADSVPEMVLSVEPNWRGKGIGGWLIKQAVNYGRTHGWQGISVSVESESPARRLYARNEFVTQSDEGVMLRTLSPLITAVAVYCGSVMGERPEFAEAAAELGEELARRNITMVYGGASVGLMGEAASACLAAGGEVIGVMPRGLADLELVHPHLSRLELTDDILARKTRMEELADAFVALPGGMGTLEEVSEVLVRQQLGPYTGPVALYNVEDYWTPFLTALRAMEEEGFIWERYLDAIVVADSLDGLFDGFNRWANPGLKWRKGGLRNH is encoded by the coding sequence ATGACCTTTAAATTTGATGCGCCTGAGGTTGCCGGCGTGAGTGCCCGCGTCATGACCCCGGCCGCCACGAATGTGCGGGCCCACGCCTATTTGCGAGTCCTGAACCGGCTTGCAGAGCGGTATACTTTGGCCGATGTGACGGATCATTCCCCGTTCGCCCCATATCTCACGTTTGATCCGAGCCGGGGCGATATGGGCCTGATTTTAGAAGACGAGCGGCGCCTGCCGGTGGCGAGCATGTGGGTGTCGTTTATTACCGCCAAAGGGTTCATTGCCGATTCGGTGCCGGAGATGGTGTTGAGTGTGGAGCCTAATTGGCGAGGTAAGGGCATTGGTGGTTGGCTCATCAAGCAGGCGGTGAATTACGGTCGGACTCACGGGTGGCAGGGGATTTCGGTGAGTGTGGAGTCGGAAAGCCCGGCCCGTCGCCTTTACGCCCGCAACGAGTTTGTGACCCAAAGCGATGAGGGGGTGATGTTACGTACACTCAGCCCACTCATTACCGCGGTCGCGGTGTATTGCGGCTCGGTCATGGGTGAGCGGCCCGAGTTTGCGGAGGCCGCCGCGGAGCTGGGCGAGGAGCTGGCCCGCCGCAACATCACCATGGTGTACGGGGGTGCCAGCGTGGGGCTCATGGGCGAGGCTGCTTCTGCCTGTTTGGCCGCCGGTGGTGAGGTTATTGGGGTCATGCCGCGGGGGCTTGCTGATTTAGAGTTGGTGCACCCGCATTTGAGTCGCCTTGAGCTTACCGACGACATATTGGCGCGGAAAACCCGCATGGAGGAGCTTGCCGACGCGTTTGTGGCGCTGCCCGGGGGCATGGGCACCTTGGAGGAGGTTTCCGAGGTGTTGGTGCGGCAACAGTTGGGGCCATACACCGGCCCGGTGGCTCTTTATAATGTGGAAGACTATTGGACCCCCTTCCTGACGGCGCTGCGCGCCATGGAGGAAGAGGGTTTTATTTGGGAACGTTATTTAGACGCCATTGTGGTGGCCGATTCCCTCGATGGGTTGTTCGATGGATTTAATCGGTGGGCCAACCCCGGCCTGAAGTGGCGCAAGGGTGGGCTCCGTAACCATTGA
- a CDS encoding ROK family protein, whose translation MCPPSAINISPVFRGPTTPAAVCFQVIRLKQPVTRTHLFQHSTHSQPTIARAVTALIDAHLVRERPDKIVAEGPGRPKIPLEMTPTPWVHVGVALGTKSTYLGIYGTRGQLLREQFVEITPAKHRMSAFIAEIIPHINAMVASTQLPLANIGISASGVVREQKFITAPNLGWDGEDIVTPFARLFDVPITVASVVEAIAGAEQQTQEPPLRPTGSEPLADHRGLIFYVDDTTGAAIHTRTSVESIDLNIGKYPTLAAAALDLTARTEPDTVVLAGSAFAHRADTQVVGRALQEIGGVEVRVIPTHIDNARAAARALALSGLLTNPLTFSKQLSLLIDEYAI comes from the coding sequence ATGTGCCCCCCTTCAGCCATTAATATTTCGCCCGTATTTCGCGGCCCAACAACACCGGCCGCAGTGTGCTTCCAAGTCATTCGCCTGAAGCAACCGGTCACCCGCACTCATCTTTTCCAACATTCCACCCACTCGCAACCCACTATTGCCCGTGCCGTGACCGCCCTTATAGATGCTCACCTGGTGCGAGAACGCCCAGATAAGATCGTTGCAGAAGGTCCAGGTCGGCCCAAGATCCCCCTAGAAATGACCCCGACTCCCTGGGTACATGTCGGAGTTGCACTAGGCACAAAATCCACCTACCTGGGCATTTATGGCACACGAGGACAATTACTGCGAGAACAGTTCGTAGAAATCACCCCCGCCAAGCATCGCATGAGCGCATTTATTGCCGAAATCATTCCACATATCAATGCCATGGTTGCCAGCACCCAACTCCCCCTGGCTAATATCGGCATATCTGCTTCTGGTGTTGTGCGTGAGCAAAAATTTATTACCGCCCCAAATCTTGGCTGGGATGGCGAAGACATAGTCACCCCCTTCGCACGGCTTTTCGACGTTCCCATCACCGTGGCCAGTGTGGTAGAAGCCATTGCCGGTGCTGAGCAGCAAACCCAAGAGCCGCCGCTGCGGCCCACTGGCTCCGAACCATTGGCGGATCATCGAGGCCTTATCTTCTATGTGGACGACACCACCGGGGCCGCCATCCACACCCGCACCTCGGTGGAATCGATCGATCTGAATATTGGGAAATACCCGACTCTCGCTGCGGCGGCGCTGGACCTCACCGCGCGAACCGAACCGGATACTGTGGTGTTGGCGGGATCCGCCTTCGCCCACCGTGCCGACACCCAAGTGGTAGGTCGAGCCTTGCAGGAAATCGGCGGTGTCGAGGTGCGGGTCATCCCCACCCACATTGATAATGCCCGAGCCGCAGCCCGGGCATTAGCGTTAAGTGGCCTCCTCACCAATCCGCTCACGTTTTCGAAACAATTATCACTCCTGATTGATGAGTATGCCATTTAG
- a CDS encoding GTPase, with protein MNPYHKQAISDLTILLRQAIDALEQGGPELVEPAKELREMVTRPPRVAIVGRLKSGKSTLVNALTQHRIAATDSLECTLVVSMYLDGAPARAEIIGLDGESIREPLGNGPLQKLPRPLDEIDYVRQYLPNVSLRQLSLIDTPGTATLTVENEERTRRMLVDGGQDTRRASSWADCVVFLSDSAPRDDERTFLSQLGMTPLTTVGVLSRADSFGAGAFGQVDPIIFAGEHAYKIAEQLQSVVETVLPLSGLLAESASVGRVTETLARNLGSLVMLDRDQVLDFIEVDDPGVIVRGFTPAMRDDLLDAVGEYGIMAGRGVAHQSGATGLLKWMREVSGIEALTQLLTGDIVYFAILQRAVRMLDALEDISNNYNVRNHVRWVQEVILSQPGMHFVLLYRSYRNTYASNPNSVLLPALRRAITATNPAEVAGLTSSADPGVVRAKHEEELGKLQMLAMTPLSAAEDEARERLIVAHQHALRSLR; from the coding sequence ATGAACCCTTATCACAAACAAGCAATCAGCGACCTCACAATCCTCCTCAGGCAAGCCATCGACGCCCTGGAACAAGGCGGACCGGAGCTTGTGGAACCCGCCAAAGAACTCAGGGAAATGGTCACCCGGCCACCCCGGGTCGCCATCGTTGGCAGGCTCAAATCCGGGAAATCCACCCTGGTCAACGCACTCACCCAACACCGTATCGCTGCCACCGACTCCCTCGAATGCACGCTCGTCGTCAGCATGTACCTCGATGGGGCACCCGCCCGCGCCGAAATCATCGGCCTCGACGGGGAATCCATCAGGGAACCCCTCGGCAATGGGCCGCTGCAAAAACTCCCCCGACCCCTCGACGAAATTGATTACGTCCGCCAATATTTACCCAATGTGAGCCTGCGGCAACTCTCCCTCATCGACACCCCCGGCACCGCCACCCTCACCGTCGAAAACGAGGAACGCACCCGCCGCATGCTCGTGGATGGCGGCCAAGACACGCGCCGGGCCAGCTCGTGGGCGGACTGTGTGGTGTTCTTGTCGGATTCGGCGCCGCGGGACGATGAGCGCACGTTTCTATCCCAGTTGGGTATGACCCCGCTCACCACGGTGGGAGTGCTCTCCCGCGCGGACTCGTTTGGTGCCGGGGCGTTTGGTCAGGTTGACCCCATTATTTTTGCCGGGGAGCACGCATATAAGATTGCGGAGCAATTGCAATCGGTCGTCGAAACCGTATTACCCCTATCGGGGCTATTGGCGGAGTCGGCGTCGGTGGGGCGGGTCACGGAAACCCTGGCGCGGAACCTGGGGTCGTTAGTCATGTTGGATCGGGACCAGGTGCTGGACTTTATTGAGGTCGATGATCCGGGGGTGATTGTGCGTGGTTTTACCCCCGCGATGCGGGATGATCTGCTGGATGCAGTGGGGGAGTACGGCATTATGGCAGGTCGGGGCGTGGCCCACCAGTCGGGGGCAACGGGGTTATTGAAGTGGATGCGGGAGGTTTCCGGCATCGAGGCATTGACCCAGCTACTCACGGGTGACATTGTGTATTTTGCGATTTTGCAGCGGGCGGTGCGAATGCTGGATGCATTAGAAGATATATCCAATAACTACAATGTGAGGAACCATGTTCGGTGGGTGCAGGAAGTGATTTTATCGCAGCCTGGTATGCATTTCGTCTTGCTGTACCGTAGCTACCGCAATACGTATGCTTCGAATCCTAATTCGGTGCTGCTACCTGCTTTGCGACGGGCGATCACCGCCACGAATCCCGCCGAGGTGGCCGGCCTCACGTCCAGCGCCGATCCCGGTGTTGTGCGTGCTAAGCATGAGGAAGAACTCGGTAAACTGCAAATGTTAGCTATGACGCCGTTATCTGCTGCTGAAGATGAGGCCCGGGAACGGTTGATTGTGGCGCACCAGCATGCGCTACGGTCATTAAGGTAA
- a CDS encoding gamma carbonic anhydrase family protein — translation MTGPLILPFNGKVPRIHKTAYIAPNATIIGDVVIGEHASVFYNVVLRGDLNRITIGDRTNIQDNCVLHVDADAPCTLGDDVTVGHLALVHGATVGNGVLVGMKANLLSHSVVGAGSLIAAGAVVLEGQEIPAKSLAAGVPAKVRRQLSDEQSAGFIPHAARYVQTAAGQASISEALSLAEVQFE, via the coding sequence ATGACAGGTCCACTGATTCTGCCGTTCAACGGCAAGGTGCCGCGCATCCATAAGACCGCCTACATTGCCCCAAACGCCACCATCATTGGTGACGTGGTGATTGGGGAGCACGCCTCGGTGTTCTATAACGTGGTGCTGCGCGGCGATCTCAACCGCATCACCATTGGTGATCGAACAAACATTCAAGACAATTGTGTGCTACACGTGGACGCGGATGCGCCCTGCACCCTTGGCGACGACGTGACCGTGGGGCACCTCGCCCTGGTACATGGTGCCACCGTTGGTAATGGTGTTCTCGTCGGCATGAAAGCAAACCTGCTTTCGCACTCGGTGGTGGGTGCTGGTTCGCTGATTGCGGCCGGTGCCGTGGTGTTAGAAGGGCAGGAAATTCCGGCGAAGTCGCTGGCCGCGGGGGTGCCAGCCAAGGTGCGCCGCCAGTTGTCCGACGAGCAGTCCGCCGGGTTTATTCCCCACGCGGCGCGCTATGTGCAGACCGCCGCCGGCCAGGCCAGCATTTCTGAGGCGTTGAGTCTCGCCGAGGTGCAATTCGAATAG
- a CDS encoding RNA polymerase sigma factor, with the protein MISNDRETELELIRLAQAGDQRAFRQLIQEAHSRMWAVCLSTTGNRHDAEDALQNALTSIWRNIGKFEPRAKFSTWAYRIASNAALHVIRSRRDTLDADAGMSEPDKYSLVDDQVTASIVIRRALQTLSPEFKEAIILREYAGMNYQEIAEHQQVGVQTVKSRLNRARTRLREALEEAGVNRA; encoded by the coding sequence ATGATTTCCAATGACCGTGAGACGGAATTGGAGCTCATTCGACTCGCACAAGCGGGCGATCAGCGGGCCTTCAGGCAGCTCATACAAGAGGCGCATTCGCGCATGTGGGCGGTGTGCCTATCCACCACCGGGAACCGGCATGATGCCGAGGACGCCCTGCAAAACGCCCTCACGAGCATTTGGCGCAATATCGGCAAATTCGAGCCGCGCGCAAAATTCTCCACCTGGGCGTACCGCATTGCCTCCAACGCCGCCCTGCATGTGATCCGTTCCCGCCGCGACACCCTCGACGCCGACGCCGGCATGTCCGAGCCCGACAAATATTCGCTTGTCGACGACCAAGTTACCGCGAGCATCGTCATCCGCAGAGCCCTCCAAACCCTCAGCCCGGAATTCAAAGAGGCCATTATCCTGCGGGAATACGCTGGAATGAACTATCAGGAAATCGCAGAACACCAACAGGTGGGGGTGCAGACGGTGAAGAGCCGCCTGAATCGGGCCCGCACCCGGCTGCGGGAAGCCCTAGAAGAAGCCGGGGTGAATCGGGCGTAG
- a CDS encoding NAD-dependent deacylase: MTARPTTIADFPPAIIENLSEARRVHVFTGAGMSAESGLETYRNDKTGLWENVDPQAMASIDAWARDPEPMWAWYLWRAHVAEEAQPNAGHIALAEWEQLCDSMLVTTQNIDNLHERAGSQHIAHLHGSLFAWRCSICGRPYRIMELPTQPAARLTPPECPLCHNPVRPGVVWFGESLPQREWELAEQWMMIADVVVVVGTSGVVYPAAALPRIAYECGTPIIEISPAATDLTPLATVSWATTAARGLPELVAKVQESRG; encoded by the coding sequence ATGACCGCCCGACCCACAACCATCGCCGATTTCCCACCCGCCATTATCGAAAATTTGAGCGAGGCGCGCCGGGTGCATGTGTTTACGGGGGCTGGCATGTCAGCGGAATCTGGGTTAGAAACCTACCGCAACGATAAAACCGGCTTGTGGGAGAATGTTGACCCACAGGCCATGGCTAGTATTGATGCTTGGGCGAGAGATCCCGAACCCATGTGGGCGTGGTATCTGTGGCGCGCCCACGTGGCCGAGGAGGCGCAACCGAATGCCGGACATATCGCACTAGCCGAGTGGGAACAATTATGCGATAGCATGCTGGTGACCACCCAAAATATTGATAACCTGCACGAACGGGCTGGCTCCCAGCATATCGCCCACCTGCACGGCAGTTTATTTGCGTGGCGGTGCAGTATCTGCGGCCGCCCCTATAGGATTATGGAATTACCTACTCAGCCTGCGGCACGGTTGACGCCGCCGGAGTGTCCGCTATGCCATAATCCGGTACGGCCGGGGGTGGTGTGGTTCGGGGAGTCGCTACCGCAACGGGAGTGGGAGTTAGCGGAACAGTGGATGATGATCGCCGATGTGGTGGTGGTCGTGGGGACGTCCGGGGTGGTGTATCCGGCTGCGGCTTTACCCCGAATTGCATATGAATGCGGCACACCAATCATAGAGATTTCGCCCGCGGCCACGGACCTCACCCCCTTAGCGACTGTGAGTTGGGCCACCACTGCGGCGCGGGGATTGCCGGAGTTAGTGGCAAAGGTGCAAGAGTCACGGGGGTAA
- a CDS encoding Hsp70 family protein: MNNPWHLAIDFGTSNSAAAHTAPLTAAVETLPLSHRSNLVPSAVYVNDDGSVLYGEAALSQGRRNPSRMVVSPKRYIGHELVQLAGKDVPLKDLMAALFRGVLEKGCAQHAGQTPASITITHPESWSVHNVDTLLGAATSIGVPKDVLRTITEPRAAAMHYAAKQKIPPGSHVAVFDFGGGTLDIAVLRAEPTGDFRVIAAKGDNSLGGRTIDNLLYRWVIDQVEKDDPDLADELHSSQVSIMHSLDESIREAKEMLSDTSSATITVSTPHGEQDFLITRDEFNEVISGVVDRAVELTQSALQQAGVDRRTPIYMTGGSSRIPYVQNRLGEVAVVMTLDDPKTVVARGALEATMLGFTEGTGNIVVPKPTRPDNPFGEGPGTLSSVTASATAAPNLTTQFPTQPDPSGREVATQGAQTLAATSTATPSKSKKGGKKKLVIAVVAVVALLGVSAVAYRMLGTKSTVTQVNTTAKDSDIPLLERYSTANQFLPAKLLNVMQRCGGKADEYNDHLTVPVYQCGLSNDDDAPKMDDSKPSYIYWVPGDQSETAHTELQSGKVLRADDDSTIHTSQLQESSSSKPEVGLAFPKTGSGFVYMYYPKDKFTLYFEAYGQPSKTEITEYLKYLGVMS, translated from the coding sequence ATGAATAATCCATGGCACTTGGCCATTGATTTTGGGACATCAAATTCGGCGGCCGCCCACACCGCGCCACTGACCGCTGCGGTAGAAACATTACCCTTGTCGCACCGCAGTAACCTGGTTCCCTCGGCGGTCTATGTGAACGATGATGGTTCCGTGCTGTATGGCGAGGCTGCCCTGTCGCAGGGGCGCCGGAACCCGTCCCGCATGGTGGTGTCCCCCAAACGCTATATTGGCCACGAACTGGTGCAGCTTGCCGGCAAGGATGTGCCGTTGAAGGATCTCATGGCCGCCCTGTTTCGGGGCGTGCTAGAAAAGGGCTGCGCCCAGCACGCCGGCCAGACCCCGGCCAGCATCACCATCACCCACCCAGAATCCTGGTCTGTGCATAACGTGGACACATTGCTGGGGGCGGCCACCAGCATTGGGGTGCCTAAGGATGTGTTGCGCACCATCACTGAGCCGCGGGCGGCAGCCATGCACTATGCGGCCAAGCAGAAAATCCCGCCCGGGTCGCATGTGGCGGTGTTCGACTTCGGTGGCGGCACCCTGGACATTGCGGTGCTGCGGGCGGAACCCACCGGTGACTTTAGGGTGATTGCCGCCAAGGGCGACAACAGCCTGGGCGGTCGCACCATTGATAACCTCCTGTATCGGTGGGTGATCGACCAGGTGGAAAAGGACGACCCCGACCTGGCCGATGAATTACACTCCTCCCAGGTGTCGATCATGCATTCCCTGGACGAGTCCATTAGGGAGGCCAAGGAAATGCTGTCGGACACGTCCTCGGCGACGATCACAGTGTCCACCCCGCACGGGGAGCAGGATTTCCTCATCACCCGGGACGAGTTCAACGAGGTGATTTCCGGGGTGGTGGACCGGGCAGTGGAGCTCACTCAGTCCGCGTTGCAGCAGGCCGGGGTGGATCGTCGCACCCCGATCTATATGACCGGTGGGTCGTCGAGGATACCCTATGTGCAAAACCGGTTGGGCGAGGTCGCGGTGGTGATGACCCTGGATGACCCGAAGACCGTGGTGGCTCGGGGTGCCCTGGAGGCCACAATGCTGGGGTTCACCGAGGGCACCGGCAACATTGTGGTGCCGAAACCCACCCGGCCAGATAATCCCTTCGGCGAGGGGCCTGGCACCTTGAGCTCGGTGACTGCGTCGGCTACCGCGGCGCCGAACCTCACCACCCAATTCCCCACCCAGCCGGACCCGTCGGGACGAGAGGTGGCCACGCAGGGCGCCCAAACGCTGGCGGCAACGTCGACGGCCACGCCGTCGAAAAGCAAAAAGGGCGGCAAGAAAAAACTTGTCATTGCGGTGGTCGCGGTCGTAGCGCTGCTGGGCGTGAGCGCGGTGGCGTACCGGATGCTGGGCACGAAATCCACCGTCACACAGGTGAACACTACCGCGAAGGATTCGGACATTCCGCTGCTAGAACGCTATAGCACTGCAAACCAATTCTTGCCGGCAAAACTACTCAATGTGATGCAGCGGTGCGGTGGCAAGGCTGACGAATACAACGATCACCTCACCGTGCCCGTCTATCAGTGCGGCCTCAGCAACGATGATGATGCCCCCAAGATGGACGACAGTAAACCCAGCTATATTTATTGGGTACCCGGCGACCAGTCCGAAACCGCCCACACCGAGCTGCAATCCGGCAAGGTGCTGCGCGCTGACGACGATTCCACCATCCACACGTCACAGTTGCAGGAATCCAGCAGTTCGAAACCAGAGGTGGGCTTGGCCTTCCCCAAGACGGGCAGCGGGTTCGTGTACATGTACTACCCCAAGGATAAATTCACCCTGTATTTTGAGGCCTATGGCCAGCCCAGCAAGACCGAAATCACCGAGTATCTGAAATACCTTGGTGTCATGAGTTAG